A stretch of Chrysiogenia bacterium DNA encodes these proteins:
- a CDS encoding YicC family protein has product MSPIRSMTGFGRAQGQIGRAEFNVEIKSVNSRYLDLKLRVPSSLAALEQSLHNHIKSHIDRGRVECSISESTYGEVSNAIDVNWPVARRYMELFEAMKSELSVGGEVNLSLLARQKDIFVSPEPPDPKELLDPLKKLIDEALAELTTAREREGADLVADVLERCKAIEGCLGEVREARPETVEKLREKLRARLAELKEKPDLDEQRFAQEVAYLADKADITEEIVRLESHIAKFRELIESGGTVGRKLDFLVQEFNREANTIASKASNTAAQHVAVEMKSEIERIREQIQNIE; this is encoded by the coding sequence TCGCGCTATCTCGATCTGAAGCTTCGCGTGCCGTCCTCGCTGGCGGCGCTCGAGCAGTCGCTTCACAACCACATCAAGTCCCACATCGACCGCGGCCGGGTGGAGTGCTCGATCTCCGAGAGCACCTACGGCGAGGTCTCCAACGCCATCGACGTGAACTGGCCGGTGGCGCGCCGCTACATGGAACTCTTTGAAGCGATGAAGAGCGAGCTCAGCGTGGGCGGCGAGGTGAACCTCAGCCTGCTTGCGCGCCAGAAGGACATCTTTGTTTCCCCGGAGCCGCCCGACCCCAAGGAGCTGCTCGATCCGCTGAAAAAGCTCATCGACGAGGCCCTGGCCGAGCTGACCACCGCGCGCGAGCGCGAGGGCGCCGACCTGGTTGCCGACGTGCTCGAGCGCTGCAAGGCCATCGAGGGGTGTCTTGGAGAGGTGCGCGAGGCGCGGCCCGAGACGGTGGAAAAACTGCGCGAGAAACTCCGCGCGCGCCTTGCCGAATTGAAGGAAAAACCCGACCTCGACGAGCAGCGCTTCGCCCAGGAAGTCGCCTACCTGGCCGACAAGGCCGACATCACCGAAGAGATCGTGCGGCTGGAGAGTCACATCGCCAAGTTCCGCGAGCTCATCGAATCGGGCGGCACCGTGGGTCGCAAGCTCGACTTCCTCGTCCAGGAATTCAACCGCGAGGCCAATACCATTGCATCCAAGGCCTCCAACACCGCCGCCCAGCACGTCGCCGTCGAGATGAAGAGCGAAATCGAACGCATCCGCGAGCAGATCCAGAATATTGAGTAG